A window from Dioscorea cayenensis subsp. rotundata cultivar TDr96_F1 chromosome 10, TDr96_F1_v2_PseudoChromosome.rev07_lg8_w22 25.fasta, whole genome shotgun sequence encodes these proteins:
- the LOC120270517 gene encoding calnexin homolog has product MGGWRISPLLVLALIAFLSLQIGASDPLFYESFDETFEGRWIVSDRSDYNGIWKHSKSEGHEDYGLLVSEKARKYAIVKELDEHINLKDGTIILQFETRHQNGLECGGAYLKYLRPQGAGWAPKEFSNESPYSIMFGPDKCGSTNKVHFILKHKNPKTGEFVEHHLKYPPSVPSDKLSHVYTAILKPDNELLILIDGEQKKKANFLSADDFEPALIPPKIIPDPDDKKPEDWDERAKIPDHDAVKPDDWDEDAPMEIEDEDAVKPEGWLDDEPEEIDDPDAAKPEDWDDEEDGEWEAPKIDNPKCDAAPGCGEWKRPTKRNPAYKGKWHAPMIDNPNYKGIWKPQQISNPDYFELDKPEFEPVAAIGIEIWTMQDGILFDNILVASDEKVAESYRDKTWKLKYNSEKEKQKAEDAAAGLGDGLSSFQKSVFGVLYKVADIPFLAAYKMKIMDAIEKGEKQPNLTIGVLVSIVIVFLTIIFKILFGGKKPVVPTNPVPESKTSEAAETDLPESSSAQEENEKEDAPVSRPRRSRRET; this is encoded by the exons ATGGGTGGATGGAGGATCTCTCCGCTGCTCGTGCTTGCTCTGATCGCTTTCCTCTCGCTTCAAATCGGGGCTTCGGATCCG TTGTTCTACGAATCTTTCGATGAAACGTTCGAGGGGCGGTGGATCGTGTCTGACAGGAGCGATTACAATG GTATTTGGAAGCACTCAAAGAGTGAGGGGCATGAGGATTATGGGCTTCTTGTGAGTGAGAAAGCTCGGAAATATGCGATAGTTAAAGAACTTGATGAACACATTAATCTTAAGGATGGAACTATTATTCTTCAGTTTGAAACACGGCATCAGAATGGCCTTGAATGTGGAGGGGCATATCTAAAATATCTCCGCCCTCAAGGGGCTGGATGGGCTCCTAAGGAGTTCAGCAATGAGTCACCATACTCAATCATGTTTGGTCCCGATAAGTGTGGGTCCACAAACAAGGTGCATTTTATCCTGAAACACAAGAATCCAAAGACTGGAGAGTTTGTTGAGCATCATCTCAAGTATCCCCCGTCTGTCCCGTCTGACAAACTTTCTCATGTCTACACAGCCATTCTAAAACCTGATAATGAATTGCTAATTTTGATTGATGGGGAGCAAAAGAAGAAAGCAAACTTCTTATCTGCTGATGATTTTGAACCTGCACTTATACCACCTAAGATAATTCCTGATCCAGATGATAAGAAACCTGAGGATTGGGATGAGAGAGCCAAGATTCCAGACCATGATGCCGTAAAGCCTGATGACTGGGATGAGGATGCCCCTATGgaaattgaagatgaagatgctGTTAAACCTGAGGGATGGTTGGATGATGAACCTGAGGAAATTGATGATCCTGATGCCGCCAAGCCAGAAGATtgggatgatgaagaagatggagaatgGGAGGCACCAAAGATTGATAACCCAAAGTGTGATGCTGCACCTGGTTGTGGTGAGTGGAAGAGGCCAACCAAGAGAAATCCAGCATACAAGGGGAAATGGCATGCCCCCATGATTGACAACCCCAACTATAAGGGTATCTGGAAACCCCAGCAGATTTCTAACCCTGACTATTTTGAACTTGACAAACCTGAGTTTGAGCCTGTTGCTGCTATTGGCATTGAGATTTGGACGATGCAGGATGGCATTTTGTTTGACAACATTTTGGTAGCTAGTGATGAGAAGGTTGCTGAGTCGTATAGGGATAAAACATGGAAACTGAAATACAACTCGGAGAAAGAAAAGCAGAAAGCTGAAGATGCAGCTGCTGGTCTGGGTGATGGACTATCAAGCTTCCAG AAGAGTGTGTTTGGTGTTCTTTACAAAGTTGCTGACATTCCTTTCCTGGCAGCATACAAGATGAAGATCATG GATGCCATAGAGAAAGGAGAAAAACAACCAAACCTGACAATTGGAGTTCTGGTGTCCATAGTGATTGTATTCTTAACTATCATCTTCAAAATCCTCTTTGGGGGAAAGAAACCGGTG GTGCCAACAAACCCCGTCCCTGAAAGCAAGACTTCTGAAGCTGCAGAAACTGATCTTCCAGAAAGCAGTTCAGCACAAgaagaaaatgagaaagagGATGCTCCTGTTTCCCGTCCGAGGAGGTCCAGGAGGGAGACATAG
- the LOC120270815 gene encoding WAT1-related protein At1g43650-like isoform X4: MNPFVFVFYRQIFASLVLIPVIFFFERNKSLPPLPLFRIFIISLCGITLCSFLYTFSLRYTSATFAAASANAVPAITLLLALILRIEKLKKKHKFSSATKLLGTLLCLVGAFLFAIYKGPAVQFINHHEIQKTATSHAEKVISRADWVKGSLLMLLAHTCWSIWLILQGPLVRRYPAELRLTFLQCICSIIQTGLITVIFERKPSAWKLGWNIGLLASVYSGAATAVCSWLMTWCVDCKGAVFTAVFSPLTFLATVVYSIVFWNEILHWGSVGGAVMLVLGLYCVLWGKHKESSSSSPKQAQEMGDNMGH, encoded by the exons ATGAACCCTTTTGTATTCGTCTTTTACCGACAAATTTTTGCTTCGCTTGTTCTAATTCCAgtcatcttcttctttgaaaG GAACAAGAGTTTGCCTCCATTGCCTCTGTTCAGGATCTTCATCATCTCTTTATGTGG GATTACATTGTGCTCCTTTCTGTACACCTTCTCACTGAGATACACCTCAGCTACATTTGCAGCAGCCTCAGCAAATGCAGTTCCTGCCATCACTCTTCTGCTTGCTCTAATTCTAAG AATTGAGAAGCTAAAAAAGAAGCACAAGTTCTCTTCTGCAACAAAGCTACTGGGAACTCTGTTATGTCTAGTAGGAGCATTCTTATTTGCAATCTACAAAGGTCCTGCAGTGCAGTTCATAAATCACcatgaaatacaaaaaacagCCACATCTCATGCAGAGAAGGTGATTTCAAGAGCAGACTGGGTGAAAGGCAGCCTACTAATGCTTCTAGCTCATACTTGTTGGTCCATTTGGCTCATTTTACAG GGCCCTTTGGTTCGCAGATACCCTGCAGAGCTTCGGCTTACCTTTTTACAGTGTATTTGTAGCATAATTCAGACTGGACTGATAACTGTGATATTTGAGAGGAAACCATCAGCATGGAAGTTGGGATGGAACATTGGATTGCTTGCTTCTGTCTACTCT GGTGCTGCTACTGCTGTTTGTTCTTGGTTGAtgacttggtgtgtggattgtaAGGGTGCTGTCTTTACTGCAGTGTTCTCTCCATTGACATTCTTGGCTACTGTTGTTTATTCCATTGTTTTTTGGAATGAAATCCTTCATTGGGGAAG TGTTGGTGGAGCTGTGATGCTGGTACTTGGGCTCTATTGTGTACTGTGGGGAAAACACAAGGAGTCATCATCAAGCTCTCCTAAACAAGCTCAAGAAATGGGTGATAACATGGGACATTGA
- the LOC120270815 gene encoding WAT1-related protein At1g43650-like isoform X3, which yields MDVHKPCIPYLAMILARILFAGTTLFTKTAVAGGMNPFVFVFYRQIFASLVLIPVIFFFERNKSLPPLPLFRIFIISLCGITLCSFLYTFSLRYTSATFAAASANAVPAITLLLALILRIEKLKKKHKFSSATKLLGTLLCLVGAFLFAIYKGPAVQFINHHEIQKTATSHAEKVISRADWVKGSLLMLLAHTCWSIWLILQTGLITVIFERKPSAWKLGWNIGLLASVYSGAATAVCSWLMTWCVDCKGAVFTAVFSPLTFLATVVYSIVFWNEILHWGSVGGAVMLVLGLYCVLWGKHKESSSSSPKQAQEMGDNMGH from the exons ATGGATGTTCATAAACCATGTATTCCATACCTTGCAATGATACTTGCTAGAATTCTGTTCGCAGGCACTACATTGTTCACCAAGACTGCTGTTGCTGGAGGCATGAACCCTTTTGTATTCGTCTTTTACCGACAAATTTTTGCTTCGCTTGTTCTAATTCCAgtcatcttcttctttgaaaG GAACAAGAGTTTGCCTCCATTGCCTCTGTTCAGGATCTTCATCATCTCTTTATGTGG GATTACATTGTGCTCCTTTCTGTACACCTTCTCACTGAGATACACCTCAGCTACATTTGCAGCAGCCTCAGCAAATGCAGTTCCTGCCATCACTCTTCTGCTTGCTCTAATTCTAAG AATTGAGAAGCTAAAAAAGAAGCACAAGTTCTCTTCTGCAACAAAGCTACTGGGAACTCTGTTATGTCTAGTAGGAGCATTCTTATTTGCAATCTACAAAGGTCCTGCAGTGCAGTTCATAAATCACcatgaaatacaaaaaacagCCACATCTCATGCAGAGAAGGTGATTTCAAGAGCAGACTGGGTGAAAGGCAGCCTACTAATGCTTCTAGCTCATACTTGTTGGTCCATTTGGCTCATTTTACAG ACTGGACTGATAACTGTGATATTTGAGAGGAAACCATCAGCATGGAAGTTGGGATGGAACATTGGATTGCTTGCTTCTGTCTACTCT GGTGCTGCTACTGCTGTTTGTTCTTGGTTGAtgacttggtgtgtggattgtaAGGGTGCTGTCTTTACTGCAGTGTTCTCTCCATTGACATTCTTGGCTACTGTTGTTTATTCCATTGTTTTTTGGAATGAAATCCTTCATTGGGGAAG TGTTGGTGGAGCTGTGATGCTGGTACTTGGGCTCTATTGTGTACTGTGGGGAAAACACAAGGAGTCATCATCAAGCTCTCCTAAACAAGCTCAAGAAATGGGTGATAACATGGGACATTGA
- the LOC120270815 gene encoding WAT1-related protein At1g43650-like isoform X2: protein MDVHKPCIPYLAMILARILFAGTTLFTKTAVAGGMNPFVFVFYRQIFASLVLIPVIFFFERNKSLPPLPLFRIFIISLCGITLCSFLYTFSLRYTSATFAAASANAVPAITLLLALILRIEKLKKKHKFSSATKLLGTLLCLVGAFLFAIYKGPAVQFINHHEIQKTATSHAEKVISRADWVKGSLLMLLAHTCWSIWLILQCICSIIQTGLITVIFERKPSAWKLGWNIGLLASVYSGAATAVCSWLMTWCVDCKGAVFTAVFSPLTFLATVVYSIVFWNEILHWGSVGGAVMLVLGLYCVLWGKHKESSSSSPKQAQEMGDNMGH, encoded by the exons ATGGATGTTCATAAACCATGTATTCCATACCTTGCAATGATACTTGCTAGAATTCTGTTCGCAGGCACTACATTGTTCACCAAGACTGCTGTTGCTGGAGGCATGAACCCTTTTGTATTCGTCTTTTACCGACAAATTTTTGCTTCGCTTGTTCTAATTCCAgtcatcttcttctttgaaaG GAACAAGAGTTTGCCTCCATTGCCTCTGTTCAGGATCTTCATCATCTCTTTATGTGG GATTACATTGTGCTCCTTTCTGTACACCTTCTCACTGAGATACACCTCAGCTACATTTGCAGCAGCCTCAGCAAATGCAGTTCCTGCCATCACTCTTCTGCTTGCTCTAATTCTAAG AATTGAGAAGCTAAAAAAGAAGCACAAGTTCTCTTCTGCAACAAAGCTACTGGGAACTCTGTTATGTCTAGTAGGAGCATTCTTATTTGCAATCTACAAAGGTCCTGCAGTGCAGTTCATAAATCACcatgaaatacaaaaaacagCCACATCTCATGCAGAGAAGGTGATTTCAAGAGCAGACTGGGTGAAAGGCAGCCTACTAATGCTTCTAGCTCATACTTGTTGGTCCATTTGGCTCATTTTACAG TGTATTTGTAGCATAATTCAGACTGGACTGATAACTGTGATATTTGAGAGGAAACCATCAGCATGGAAGTTGGGATGGAACATTGGATTGCTTGCTTCTGTCTACTCT GGTGCTGCTACTGCTGTTTGTTCTTGGTTGAtgacttggtgtgtggattgtaAGGGTGCTGTCTTTACTGCAGTGTTCTCTCCATTGACATTCTTGGCTACTGTTGTTTATTCCATTGTTTTTTGGAATGAAATCCTTCATTGGGGAAG TGTTGGTGGAGCTGTGATGCTGGTACTTGGGCTCTATTGTGTACTGTGGGGAAAACACAAGGAGTCATCATCAAGCTCTCCTAAACAAGCTCAAGAAATGGGTGATAACATGGGACATTGA
- the LOC120270815 gene encoding WAT1-related protein At1g43650-like isoform X1, whose product MDVHKPCIPYLAMILARILFAGTTLFTKTAVAGGMNPFVFVFYRQIFASLVLIPVIFFFERNKSLPPLPLFRIFIISLCGITLCSFLYTFSLRYTSATFAAASANAVPAITLLLALILRIEKLKKKHKFSSATKLLGTLLCLVGAFLFAIYKGPAVQFINHHEIQKTATSHAEKVISRADWVKGSLLMLLAHTCWSIWLILQGPLVRRYPAELRLTFLQCICSIIQTGLITVIFERKPSAWKLGWNIGLLASVYSGAATAVCSWLMTWCVDCKGAVFTAVFSPLTFLATVVYSIVFWNEILHWGSVGGAVMLVLGLYCVLWGKHKESSSSSPKQAQEMGDNMGH is encoded by the exons ATGGATGTTCATAAACCATGTATTCCATACCTTGCAATGATACTTGCTAGAATTCTGTTCGCAGGCACTACATTGTTCACCAAGACTGCTGTTGCTGGAGGCATGAACCCTTTTGTATTCGTCTTTTACCGACAAATTTTTGCTTCGCTTGTTCTAATTCCAgtcatcttcttctttgaaaG GAACAAGAGTTTGCCTCCATTGCCTCTGTTCAGGATCTTCATCATCTCTTTATGTGG GATTACATTGTGCTCCTTTCTGTACACCTTCTCACTGAGATACACCTCAGCTACATTTGCAGCAGCCTCAGCAAATGCAGTTCCTGCCATCACTCTTCTGCTTGCTCTAATTCTAAG AATTGAGAAGCTAAAAAAGAAGCACAAGTTCTCTTCTGCAACAAAGCTACTGGGAACTCTGTTATGTCTAGTAGGAGCATTCTTATTTGCAATCTACAAAGGTCCTGCAGTGCAGTTCATAAATCACcatgaaatacaaaaaacagCCACATCTCATGCAGAGAAGGTGATTTCAAGAGCAGACTGGGTGAAAGGCAGCCTACTAATGCTTCTAGCTCATACTTGTTGGTCCATTTGGCTCATTTTACAG GGCCCTTTGGTTCGCAGATACCCTGCAGAGCTTCGGCTTACCTTTTTACAGTGTATTTGTAGCATAATTCAGACTGGACTGATAACTGTGATATTTGAGAGGAAACCATCAGCATGGAAGTTGGGATGGAACATTGGATTGCTTGCTTCTGTCTACTCT GGTGCTGCTACTGCTGTTTGTTCTTGGTTGAtgacttggtgtgtggattgtaAGGGTGCTGTCTTTACTGCAGTGTTCTCTCCATTGACATTCTTGGCTACTGTTGTTTATTCCATTGTTTTTTGGAATGAAATCCTTCATTGGGGAAG TGTTGGTGGAGCTGTGATGCTGGTACTTGGGCTCTATTGTGTACTGTGGGGAAAACACAAGGAGTCATCATCAAGCTCTCCTAAACAAGCTCAAGAAATGGGTGATAACATGGGACATTGA